The Macadamia integrifolia cultivar HAES 741 chromosome 3, SCU_Mint_v3, whole genome shotgun sequence genome segment TAAAACTAGAAAACTCCACTTCGCGTCCGACTCCGACGTAGTTCTATCCTCGTACTGTAGTAGTAGCTCAAGTATGAAACAACcatccaccaccatcatcatcgcAAACCTgtttctttcaattttattcacaTCTTCCTCTGGATAACATTGGTAAGCTATTTCTTCCAATTTTCTCACGGCTTTAATGTAATCAGACAAGGTTGTTGCTGCTGCAGCTGCTCCAGGTCGTTCTCGTTTCAGAAACTTGTCCAAGCACAGCATCTTACGTGCTTCCATGTCTTTTAAGTGTTCAGAATAACCATGGTAGATAGGGCCAATGGAGACTCTGTGTGGTATGTAGGCTTCTGGCTTTTCATCCACCAGTGTCTCAGGTAATCGGTATATACTGTAATCCGAAGGCCATGAGCGATCACCAACCTTTTCTAGTTctatatttattaataattcCACCTTGTGAGCTTCAGAACTAGAACtacttttttcttcctt includes the following:
- the LOC122074195 gene encoding UPF0481 protein At3g47200-like translates to MTSSSSHAKRDDKNGKEEKEEKSSSSSEAHKVELLINIELEKVGDRSWPSDYSIYRLPETLVDEKPEAYIPHRVSIGPIYHGYSEHLKDMEARKMLCLDKFLKRERPGAAAAATTLSDYIKAVRKLEEIAYQCYPEEDVNKIERNRFAMMMVVDGCFILELLLQYEDRTTSESDAKWSFLVLLDLILVENQLPIFVLEALYGLFINEADAWTALYNLI